The proteins below come from a single Corylus avellana chromosome ca3, CavTom2PMs-1.0 genomic window:
- the LOC132174628 gene encoding uncharacterized protein LOC132174628, whose translation MVLRSNLDSVNLSSFKLNILRVRHHPLQSSLRPHIRGSVERYKACLVAKGFNQEYDIDYEETFALVARLTSACLVAKGFNQEYGNDYEETFALVARLTSVQSLLVVAFCMSSDSDGYYLSEAKYASDLLSRAGLTNCKIVDSPLKTNVKFRATDNTDWQVIPLTLISWCSKKQSVVARSNTEAEYRALTNTTSKLLWLLHDMIVSEGLLGTTHISTEGWTAGNKATLKSSYKRWGDRNKTLHPKWSLAAIKSAIITTAKTRGNNMKPITLESNSKATPLEYGAEHVHPNSATDPGLIYDLAVDDYLNYLCSRGYNHSMIQLFSKSRAFVCPKFFSTSDLNYSSITVSNLHATPVTATRTVTNVDSPQPAGV comes from the exons atgGTCTTGAGATCGAATTTGGATTCCGTCAATTTatcctcatttaaattaaatattctacgcgTCAGGCATCACCCATTACAAAGTAGTTTGAGGCCACACATAAGGGGGTCTGTTGAGCGATACAAGGCATGTCTTGTGGCTAAGGGCTTCAATCAGGAGTATGAcattgattatgaggagacttttgcgcTGGTGGCTCGCCTTACTTCG GCATGTCTTGTGGCTAAGGGGTTCAATCAAGAGTATGGCAatgattatgaggagacttttgcgcTGGTGGCTCGCCTTACTTCGGTCCAATCCCTCCTTGTTGTGGCTTTT tgCATGTCTTCTGATTCAGATGGTTATTATCTCTCTGAAGCAAAATATGCTTCAGATCTCCTCTCACGAGCTGGCCTTACTAATtgtaaaattgttgatagccctctaAAGACAAATGTCAAATTTCGTGCCACTGATA ATACTGATTGGCAGGTGATCCCACTAACTCTCATCTCTTGGTGTAGCAAGAAACAGTCTGTTGTTGCCCGCTCTAATactgaagctgagtatcgtgctcttaCTAATACCACCTCAAAGCTCTTGTGGCTCCTACATGATATG aTTGTGAGTGAAGGATTACTTGGTACTACGCATATTAGTACGGAAGGATGGACAGCTGGCAATAAGGCAACACTGAAGAGCTCGTACAAGCG GTGGGGGGACAGAAACAAAACGCTCCACCCTAAATGGAGTCTGGCTGCAATCAAATCCGCCATCATAACCACCG CGAAAACTCGAGGTAATAACATGAAACCAATCACGTTGGAATCCAATTCCAAAGCGACACCATTGGAGTACGGCGCAGAACATGTGCATCCAAACAGCGCAACGGACCCCGGACTCATTTATGATCTGGCCGTCGATGATTACTTGAACTACTTATGTTCTCGTGGCTACAACCACTCGATGATCCAACTATTTTCGAAAAGTCGGGCATTTGTGTGTCCCAAGTTTTTCAGCACCAGTGACTTAAACTACTCTTCAATCACAGTTTCTAATCTGCATGCAACCCCGGTGACTGCTACTAGAACGGTAACTAACGTCGATTCTCCGCAACCTGCGGGAGTTTAG